One region of Polynucleobacter paneuropaeus genomic DNA includes:
- a CDS encoding FMN-binding glutamate synthase family protein gives MTRYFVWNASVFLCLGFAYLLFSGRQTPIIWDGFILFFILSTIGALDQIQKKHAILRNYPVIGHLRFWLEFIRPEIRQYFLESDNEKLPFSRNQRALVYQRSKNLSDQRPFGTIDDVYKPGYEWLNYSNAPITDELPDDIRVEVGQGSCSKPYSISLFNISAMSFGSLSANAVLALNKGAKLGGFAQDTGEGSVSSYHKVYDGDLIWEIGSGYFGCRKPDGRFDIEKFTQVAIDPQIKMIEIKLSQGAKPGHGGILPAAKVTPEIALTRDVPMGVDCVSPSRHTAFNTPIEMLEFFSLLREKSGGKPVGFKLCIGKPEDWFAILKAMIDTQLTPDFIVVDGSEGGTGAAPVEFIDHIGMPMRDSLRLIHETLIGANLRSRIKLGAAGKIISAFDIVRACAIGADWCNSARGFMFAIGCIQSRTCNTDMCPTGVATQNTLRQKALDPVDKGTRVYQFHKNTMHALKEILAAASIRHPSELKPNHIMRRDENGVTQPFSKHLLHIEAGALLQTEPSLAFTGEYAYLKAAWSTANPKNW, from the coding sequence ATGACTCGCTACTTTGTTTGGAACGCCTCGGTTTTTCTGTGTTTAGGATTTGCCTATTTACTTTTTAGTGGCCGCCAGACTCCCATCATTTGGGATGGCTTCATTCTCTTTTTCATTCTCAGCACGATCGGTGCCCTCGATCAGATTCAAAAAAAGCATGCCATTCTTCGTAACTATCCTGTCATTGGGCACCTGCGTTTCTGGCTTGAATTCATTCGTCCAGAAATTCGGCAATATTTTCTGGAATCCGATAATGAAAAACTTCCTTTCTCTCGAAATCAACGTGCTTTGGTGTATCAACGCTCTAAAAATTTATCTGATCAACGACCATTCGGCACGATTGACGATGTCTACAAGCCCGGCTATGAATGGCTGAACTACTCTAATGCGCCCATTACAGATGAACTTCCTGATGACATCCGAGTAGAAGTAGGACAAGGCAGTTGTTCAAAACCTTACTCGATCTCGCTATTTAATATCTCAGCGATGAGTTTTGGCTCCCTCTCAGCCAATGCAGTTCTGGCTTTAAACAAGGGTGCTAAGCTCGGCGGCTTCGCTCAAGATACTGGTGAGGGCTCGGTCTCCTCGTATCACAAGGTCTACGACGGTGATCTCATCTGGGAAATTGGCTCGGGCTACTTTGGCTGTCGTAAGCCAGATGGTCGCTTCGATATTGAAAAGTTCACTCAGGTTGCGATTGATCCACAAATCAAAATGATTGAGATTAAGCTATCTCAAGGCGCTAAACCTGGGCACGGCGGTATTTTGCCAGCAGCCAAGGTAACGCCAGAGATTGCGCTTACTCGTGATGTGCCAATGGGGGTTGATTGCGTTTCACCGAGTAGGCACACAGCTTTCAATACGCCCATTGAGATGTTAGAGTTTTTCTCCCTATTACGAGAAAAATCTGGTGGCAAGCCAGTTGGTTTCAAACTCTGTATTGGTAAGCCTGAAGATTGGTTTGCGATTCTCAAAGCAATGATCGACACCCAATTAACACCAGACTTTATCGTTGTGGACGGCAGTGAAGGTGGCACGGGTGCAGCACCAGTCGAATTTATCGATCATATCGGTATGCCGATGCGCGATAGCTTGCGCCTCATTCATGAAACCCTCATCGGTGCTAATTTACGCTCTCGCATCAAGCTAGGCGCTGCAGGAAAAATCATTTCAGCATTTGATATTGTGCGCGCCTGCGCCATCGGTGCGGACTGGTGTAACTCGGCACGCGGATTTATGTTCGCGATTGGCTGCATTCAATCTCGCACATGCAATACGGATATGTGCCCTACTGGCGTAGCCACTCAAAACACTCTGAGACAAAAGGCTTTAGATCCTGTTGATAAAGGAACCCGTGTTTATCAATTCCATAAAAACACGATGCATGCCTTGAAAGAAATCCTGGCTGCAGCCTCAATTCGTCACCCTTCGGAGTTAAAACCGAATCACATCATGCGGCGTGATGAAAATGGAGTTACTCAGCCTTTCTCAAAACACTTGCTTCATATTGAGGCGGGTGCTTTATTACAGACTGAGCCAAGCCTTGCTTTTACAGGCGAATATGCCTACTTAAAAGCCGCATGGAGTACAGCGAACCCCAAGAACTGGTAG
- the ccmB gene encoding heme exporter protein CcmB, whose amino-acid sequence MNAFFMIVQRDLLLVMRRKSEVLTALFFFVIVTSLFPLGIGADTALLRKIAPGVIWVSALLATLLGLQRLFASDYQDGTLEQLALSPRSFVVLVLGKITAHWLVCGLPLLILAPVIGLQFDLDTASLKTLLLTLLLGTPVLSLIGSIGAALTLGLRGGGALMSLLVLPLYIPVLIFGAGAVYAKSVGLDVTGHFSLLGALLVLALAFMPWVSAAALRIAIE is encoded by the coding sequence ATGAATGCCTTCTTCATGATTGTTCAGCGGGATTTATTGTTAGTGATGCGCCGTAAGAGTGAAGTGCTGACTGCCTTGTTTTTCTTTGTGATTGTGACTAGCTTATTTCCTTTGGGTATTGGAGCGGATACGGCCTTGCTGCGTAAGATTGCCCCTGGGGTGATTTGGGTGTCGGCTTTATTGGCTACCTTATTGGGTTTACAAAGACTCTTTGCAAGTGACTATCAAGATGGAACCTTAGAGCAATTGGCTTTGTCGCCACGCTCATTCGTCGTACTCGTTTTGGGAAAGATCACGGCTCACTGGCTGGTTTGCGGATTACCACTGTTGATATTGGCGCCTGTGATTGGTTTGCAGTTCGACCTCGATACTGCTTCCTTAAAAACCCTATTGCTGACGCTCCTATTAGGAACTCCAGTGCTTTCATTGATTGGGTCGATTGGTGCTGCGTTGACGCTAGGGTTGCGGGGCGGTGGAGCGCTGATGAGTCTACTCGTTTTGCCCCTCTATATCCCAGTACTGATCTTTGGGGCGGGAGCGGTATATGCCAAAAGTGTTGGGCTCGATGTCACGGGGCATTTTTCACTCTTAGGCGCTTTATTGGTTTTGGCTTTAGCATTTATGCCTTGGGTTAGCGCTGCTGCCCTTAGAATTGCGATTGAATAA
- a CDS encoding methyltransferase family protein: MKSKKLLQNGAAYVLVQAILLGILFLGPTDWWGTLTFSQSVSETLHLIAVALFPLGLLIAIVAAIQLKRNLTPLPMPVERGELIQTGLYAYVRHPIYFGVILAALAWFLHTQAVLTLVELVALIIFFEIKSKKEEYWMGQVYPEYAGYQKRTAKLIPGVY; encoded by the coding sequence ATGAAAAGTAAAAAATTACTTCAAAATGGCGCAGCTTACGTTTTGGTTCAAGCCATTCTTTTGGGAATACTTTTTCTAGGGCCTACTGATTGGTGGGGCACGCTAACATTTTCTCAATCAGTAAGCGAGACATTGCATTTAATCGCAGTAGCACTCTTTCCGCTTGGCCTTCTCATCGCGATTGTGGCGGCGATTCAGCTCAAGCGAAACCTTACGCCTTTGCCGATGCCAGTAGAGCGAGGTGAACTCATCCAAACAGGCTTGTATGCTTATGTGCGACATCCAATCTATTTTGGTGTGATTTTGGCAGCACTAGCTTGGTTTTTGCATACTCAGGCAGTCCTTACGCTGGTTGAACTAGTAGCCTTAATTATTTTCTTTGAGATCAAGTCTAAAAAAGAGGAATACTGGATGGGGCAGGTATACCCTGAGTACGCTGGGTATCAAAAACGCACTGCTAAACTGATTCCTGGGGTCTATTAA
- the ccmD gene encoding heme exporter protein CcmD, translated as MWNSASEFLAMGGYALYVWSSFGLCAIAFCIEVLMVRSQRKAILRRLKQELLADQFHQEGQQ; from the coding sequence ATGTGGAATAGTGCCAGCGAGTTTCTAGCAATGGGCGGATATGCGCTCTATGTTTGGAGTAGCTTTGGACTCTGTGCAATTGCCTTTTGTATAGAGGTACTTATGGTTCGTTCACAACGTAAGGCCATCTTGCGCAGACTCAAACAAGAATTACTTGCCGACCAATTTCATCAAGAGGGTCAACAATGA
- the ccmA gene encoding cytochrome c biogenesis heme-transporting ATPase CcmA, translated as MTNHISHPPFSAQSFQAKNLTCVRGDQTLFASLSFALTSGECLHVRGENGVGKTSLLRLLAGLSQPEQGEVIWNASNIKSDREAFHQALCFLGHRDALKEDLSALENLMMYATLGASNSSRESALQCLWQFGLRGREDLPVHYLSAGQKKRVVIARIAMRGVPLWILDEPFNALDSQGVQGFIGLVEQHLSRGGIAVLTGHQELGITGLRALQL; from the coding sequence ATGACTAACCATATTTCTCATCCCCCTTTTTCTGCCCAGAGCTTTCAAGCGAAGAATCTGACCTGCGTGCGGGGCGATCAAACATTATTTGCCAGCCTGAGTTTTGCTTTAACTTCAGGTGAGTGTTTGCATGTGAGGGGAGAGAACGGCGTTGGTAAAACTAGTCTCCTTCGATTATTGGCTGGACTTTCGCAACCAGAGCAGGGCGAAGTCATCTGGAATGCATCGAACATCAAGAGTGATCGCGAAGCCTTTCATCAAGCATTGTGTTTTTTAGGACATCGTGATGCCCTTAAGGAAGACCTGAGCGCTTTAGAAAATCTCATGATGTATGCGACGCTTGGAGCAAGCAATTCAAGTCGCGAATCGGCTTTGCAATGCCTATGGCAATTTGGCTTACGGGGTCGAGAAGATTTGCCTGTGCATTATTTATCGGCAGGTCAAAAAAAACGGGTAGTGATAGCGCGCATTGCAATGCGAGGAGTACCCCTGTGGATTTTGGATGAACCTTTTAATGCACTTGATTCTCAGGGAGTGCAAGGATTCATCGGGTTGGTAGAGCAACATCTTTCTCGAGGTGGAATCGCAGTATTAACAGGTCATCAAGAGCTCGGTATTACTGGATTGAGGGCTTTGCAACTATGA
- a CDS encoding YceI family protein has product MKSKLLVALLATLGLTVAAFAAPATYTAEPNHTFAQFSYNHLGFSIQTSRFNTVTGTVTIDQAAKKGSADITIDTKSVDTGSNVFNGHIQSEDFLSTTQFPTATFQADQMVFKGDKPSALKGVLTLKGVSKPVTLAITHFECKKHPMSGKDVCGANAETKVKRSDFNMAKYVPNVGDEVTIAIAIEAVKAE; this is encoded by the coding sequence ATGAAATCTAAATTACTCGTTGCCCTTTTGGCAACCCTCGGATTAACCGTTGCAGCTTTTGCTGCACCAGCAACTTACACCGCTGAGCCAAACCATACATTCGCTCAGTTCTCCTATAACCATTTAGGCTTTTCGATACAGACTAGCCGTTTCAATACAGTCACCGGTACAGTGACAATTGATCAGGCTGCTAAAAAAGGAAGTGCCGATATTACGATTGATACTAAGTCAGTTGATACTGGTTCCAATGTATTTAATGGACACATTCAGAGTGAAGATTTCCTATCAACTACACAGTTTCCAACAGCAACTTTCCAGGCTGATCAAATGGTCTTTAAGGGCGATAAACCTAGCGCATTGAAGGGTGTATTAACTTTGAAGGGTGTCAGCAAGCCGGTCACTTTAGCGATTACCCATTTTGAGTGCAAAAAGCACCCTATGTCTGGTAAAGATGTTTGCGGTGCAAACGCAGAAACTAAAGTGAAGCGTAGCGATTTCAATATGGCCAAGTATGTTCCTAACGTTGGCGATGAAGTCACCATAGCGATCGCAATTGAGGCAGTTAAGGCTGAATAA
- a CDS encoding lipid-binding SYLF domain-containing protein — MKKLTTFLLVLLMFLAGCQSTSKDGEPLTPAQITQMREARLKMAQTGLDSLIKQDPKVKAMVSKSAGYAVFSTTNINVVLIVVARGQGVLFDKRRKEPVFMNALKTGEGVGAGYQDQYQIAFFKTPGSIDEFLLTSIDGQKGGIDIAANFSAGSGGTIRSFNPDITFYTVGLSGYDLQANYGGTLYLVDQQLNDASTLASLPKKSQQSSKSKE; from the coding sequence ATGAAAAAACTTACTACCTTCTTATTGGTTTTATTGATGTTTCTGGCAGGATGCCAATCCACTAGTAAGGATGGAGAACCGCTGACTCCAGCACAAATTACTCAAATGCGCGAAGCCAGATTAAAGATGGCCCAAACCGGTTTAGATTCCTTAATCAAGCAAGACCCCAAAGTCAAAGCTATGGTTTCGAAATCAGCTGGATACGCTGTGTTTAGCACAACTAATATCAATGTAGTGCTGATCGTAGTGGCAAGAGGGCAAGGAGTGCTCTTTGATAAACGCCGCAAAGAACCCGTCTTTATGAATGCTCTCAAAACAGGAGAGGGCGTCGGAGCTGGCTATCAAGATCAATATCAAATCGCATTCTTTAAAACTCCTGGATCGATTGATGAGTTTCTTCTAACATCTATAGACGGTCAAAAAGGCGGCATTGATATCGCTGCAAATTTTTCTGCGGGTTCAGGTGGCACGATTCGCTCCTTTAACCCAGACATCACGTTTTATACCGTGGGTTTATCGGGTTACGATCTGCAAGCAAATTACGGTGGTACGCTTTATTTAGTAGACCAGCAATTAAATGATGCAAGTACTCTCGCTTCATTGCCTAAGAAGTCTCAGCAAAGTAGCAAATCAAAGGAGTAG
- the ccmC gene encoding heme ABC transporter permease CcmC, giving the protein MNDLTNKSWLNWFRLASPSAFYPVAGRLIPFFWILSIAFGLAGLWVSFFVAPVDAVQGQGYRIIFVHVPVSWMSMFLYIVMAGWAGIGLVFNTRLSAMMAQAIAPIGAVMAFLSLWTGAFWGKPMWGAWWVWDARLTSELILFFLYLGFIALQASIDQVRRADKAGAILALVGVVNVPIIYFSVKWWNTLHQGASVSMSKAPSMAQTMLWGMLLMALCFWMYAIAVTLMRVRVIILERETHTDWVKQLEEVRS; this is encoded by the coding sequence ATGAACGATCTGACTAACAAATCTTGGCTCAATTGGTTTAGGCTTGCCAGCCCCAGTGCTTTTTATCCTGTGGCTGGAAGACTCATACCCTTTTTCTGGATTTTGTCGATTGCATTCGGTTTAGCTGGTCTGTGGGTGAGTTTTTTTGTTGCGCCAGTAGATGCAGTGCAAGGTCAAGGCTATCGCATTATCTTTGTCCATGTTCCAGTGTCCTGGATGTCAATGTTTCTGTACATCGTGATGGCCGGGTGGGCTGGCATTGGCTTAGTCTTTAATACCCGACTTTCGGCCATGATGGCGCAAGCCATAGCACCGATTGGGGCTGTCATGGCTTTTCTCTCTTTATGGACAGGCGCATTCTGGGGCAAGCCAATGTGGGGAGCATGGTGGGTTTGGGATGCACGTCTGACTTCCGAACTTATCCTCTTCTTTTTATACCTCGGCTTCATTGCTTTACAGGCTTCGATTGATCAAGTGCGTCGTGCCGATAAGGCAGGCGCTATTCTGGCCTTGGTGGGTGTTGTCAATGTGCCAATTATTTACTTCTCGGTGAAGTGGTGGAATACCTTACACCAAGGCGCTTCAGTCTCGATGTCAAAAGCGCCTTCGATGGCTCAAACGATGCTTTGGGGAATGTTACTCATGGCTTTGTGTTTTTGGATGTATGCCATTGCCGTAACTCTCATGCGAGTGCGTGTCATTATCTTAGAAAGAGAGACTCATACTGATTGGGTTAAGCAATTAGAAGAGGTTAGAAGCTAA
- a CDS encoding pirin family protein: MINIRKSAERGFADHGWLKSFHSFSFANYYDPQFMGWGNLRVINEDWIEAGRGFGDHGHRDMEIISYVVEGELAHKDSMGNIKAIPPGDVQRMSAGTGVVHSEFNHAEGKQTHLLQIWIEPSMKGIAPGYEQKTVPEAEKRGKLRLIASADGEQDSVVMHADAKLYAGLFDGAESATLAIDPARKAYIHLVKGELTVNGKVLQGGDAAYLDQEPKIELGNGHHAEVLVFDLAQ; the protein is encoded by the coding sequence ATGATCAATATTCGTAAATCAGCTGAGCGGGGTTTTGCGGACCACGGCTGGTTAAAAAGCTTCCATTCTTTCTCCTTTGCCAACTATTACGATCCTCAATTTATGGGCTGGGGTAATTTAAGGGTGATTAATGAGGACTGGATCGAGGCTGGTCGAGGTTTTGGCGATCATGGTCATCGCGATATGGAAATCATCAGTTACGTTGTTGAGGGAGAACTGGCCCATAAAGACAGCATGGGCAATATCAAAGCTATCCCGCCTGGCGATGTCCAAAGAATGAGTGCCGGCACTGGCGTAGTTCATAGCGAGTTCAACCATGCTGAAGGTAAGCAAACCCATCTCCTACAAATTTGGATTGAGCCGAGCATGAAAGGCATTGCTCCAGGCTATGAGCAAAAAACCGTTCCAGAGGCAGAAAAGCGTGGCAAATTACGTTTAATAGCTTCAGCTGATGGTGAGCAAGATTCGGTTGTGATGCATGCCGATGCCAAGTTATATGCCGGCTTATTTGATGGAGCCGAGTCAGCAACTTTGGCTATAGACCCTGCCCGTAAGGCCTATATTCATCTCGTAAAGGGCGAGCTGACTGTTAATGGCAAAGTGCTTCAGGGTGGTGATGCAGCTTATCTCGATCAGGAGCCTAAAATTGAACTAGGCAATGGACATCATGCCGAGGTCTTGGTATTTGATTTGGCACAGTAA
- a CDS encoding haloacid dehalogenase type II — protein sequence MYKLIAFDAYGTLFDVYSMGALAEELFPGNGAVLALMWRDRQIEYTRLVTMSDPSPQGSKYYLPFWDLTIRSLRYVCKRMNLELSSANEKRLMDQYAKLTGFADSLNVLKTIKEKGISTAILSNGSREMLATVVQSNGLESYLDKVVTIEDVRLFKTAPQAYELLLKAFPVQKQEVLFVSSNAWDALAAKWFGFDVFWVNRIGHPFEEIGEKPTYEGKSLSEVLEAL from the coding sequence ATGTACAAACTCATTGCTTTTGATGCCTATGGCACCTTGTTCGATGTTTACTCGATGGGGGCATTGGCAGAAGAATTGTTTCCAGGTAATGGTGCAGTACTTGCCTTGATGTGGCGGGATCGCCAGATCGAGTACACCCGTTTAGTGACGATGAGTGATCCCAGTCCTCAGGGAAGTAAATACTACCTACCTTTTTGGGACTTGACGATTCGATCATTACGTTATGTCTGCAAACGGATGAATCTTGAGTTGTCATCCGCCAATGAAAAGCGCCTAATGGATCAGTACGCTAAGCTCACCGGTTTTGCTGATAGTCTGAATGTGCTCAAGACGATCAAAGAAAAAGGGATCTCTACAGCGATCCTATCTAACGGTAGTCGTGAGATGCTGGCGACAGTTGTTCAGAGTAATGGCTTAGAGTCCTACCTAGACAAAGTGGTGACAATTGAAGATGTCCGTTTATTCAAGACCGCTCCGCAAGCGTATGAGCTGTTATTAAAAGCATTTCCAGTTCAAAAACAAGAGGTTCTTTTTGTATCGAGCAACGCTTGGGATGCACTTGCTGCTAAATGGTTTGGCTTTGATGTCTTTTGGGTCAATCGCATTGGGCACCCATTTGAAGAGATTGGTGAAAAGCCCACGTATGAAGGCAAGTCCCTGAGCGAGGTCTTAGAAGCGTTATAG
- a CDS encoding quinone oxidoreductase family protein: protein MATARMVSLAKHGGAEVIELIDKGLLAPAAGEVQIRQTAVGFNFIDIYQRSGMYPLELPTGLGHEAAGVVEVVGQGVNGFKVGDRVMYINAGIGAYTSRRNVSAEKLVHIPEGVSDEVAAAVFFKAMTAQYLVKKTYKVKAGDVVLVHAAAGGVGQILAGWAKALGAFVVGTVGSEAKFAAAKAAGCDAVVDYSKPNWVEEVLKATGGRKANVVYDSVAKTTFLGSLDCAAPFGTVALFGAASGPAPDINPEILNKKGCLFLTRPSVFPHNATAALLQENAKDVFDAIKSGAVKVQIGAKFPLEQAADAHRAAEARKVSGAIIMIP from the coding sequence GTGGCAACAGCTCGAATGGTTAGTCTTGCAAAGCATGGTGGTGCAGAAGTAATTGAATTGATTGATAAGGGACTTCTAGCTCCAGCAGCAGGTGAAGTACAAATTCGTCAGACCGCTGTCGGCTTTAACTTTATTGATATTTATCAGCGCTCGGGCATGTACCCCTTAGAGCTGCCAACCGGTTTAGGCCATGAGGCAGCTGGCGTAGTTGAAGTTGTTGGTCAGGGCGTCAATGGTTTTAAGGTCGGTGACCGCGTGATGTACATCAACGCTGGTATTGGTGCTTATACAAGCCGACGCAATGTCTCTGCTGAAAAATTGGTACATATTCCTGAAGGTGTTTCAGATGAAGTTGCTGCCGCGGTGTTTTTCAAGGCAATGACTGCGCAGTATTTAGTAAAGAAGACTTATAAAGTCAAAGCGGGCGATGTGGTGTTAGTGCATGCTGCTGCTGGTGGAGTAGGGCAGATCTTGGCGGGTTGGGCTAAGGCCTTAGGCGCATTTGTAGTGGGAACCGTTGGTTCTGAAGCGAAGTTTGCTGCAGCCAAGGCTGCAGGCTGCGATGCAGTCGTTGATTACTCCAAGCCCAATTGGGTAGAAGAGGTGTTGAAGGCGACTGGTGGTCGCAAAGCTAACGTTGTTTATGACTCCGTTGCAAAGACCACTTTCTTGGGATCATTAGATTGCGCCGCACCTTTTGGAACGGTTGCACTCTTTGGTGCCGCGTCTGGTCCCGCTCCCGATATCAATCCGGAGATTCTGAATAAGAAGGGTTGCTTGTTTTTAACCAGACCATCTGTCTTTCCTCATAACGCAACAGCTGCCCTGTTACAGGAAAATGCAAAAGATGTGTTTGATGCGATCAAGAGTGGTGCAGTGAAGGTGCAGATTGGCGCTAAGTTTCCGCTTGAGCAAGCTGCTGATGCTCATCGGGCAGCAGAGGCTAGAAAAGTATCTGGCGCCATCATCATGATTCCTTAA
- a CDS encoding YceI family protein, whose protein sequence is MSRSSKALAVLSASLILGGIIPAVNAAEFSAIDAAKSKITFTTKLMGSNLNGGFSKFSGKVDFNPDQPEKAKANLVIEIASFNAGGDDLQEEARGKDWFNTKSFPTANFVSDSVKNLGNNRLEIAGKLSIKGKAMPLTMAVTYQVQGKRVIFDSSFQLLRLDYGLGAGNWADTSAVANEVPVKVHLVLNSN, encoded by the coding sequence ATGAGTAGGTCTTCTAAAGCTTTAGCGGTACTTAGCGCCTCCTTAATTTTGGGTGGAATTATCCCCGCTGTTAATGCAGCAGAGTTCAGCGCCATCGATGCAGCTAAAAGCAAAATTACCTTTACAACCAAATTGATGGGCTCCAATCTCAATGGTGGCTTTAGTAAATTTTCTGGCAAGGTGGATTTCAATCCAGATCAGCCTGAGAAGGCTAAAGCCAATTTAGTCATTGAGATCGCTAGCTTTAATGCGGGTGGTGACGATTTGCAAGAAGAGGCTAGAGGTAAAGATTGGTTCAATACCAAAAGTTTTCCAACAGCCAATTTTGTGAGTGATTCAGTTAAGAACTTAGGCAATAATCGACTCGAGATTGCTGGCAAGCTATCGATTAAGGGCAAGGCAATGCCATTAACTATGGCAGTAACCTACCAGGTGCAGGGCAAGCGGGTCATCTTTGATTCGTCATTTCAGTTACTTAGGCTGGATTACGGCTTAGGAGCAGGTAATTGGGCTGATACCTCTGCTGTTGCTAATGAAGTACCCGTAAAAGTCCATTTAGTATTAAATTCTAATTAG
- a CDS encoding cytochrome b: MEQTRYTTPAILIHWVMAALIIVAWTIGTLAVDMPLGPDRIVSFSWHKWIGITVLFLVLLRIVWRLTHRVPELNIAMPKWQERTMAFTHWALYILMFSIPVVGWLMSSAHGYTVNYFGLFELPDLVSKDKVLGEQLEDLHALLADGLMILVGLHVLAALKHQFIDKDGLLSRMSFHKSSNKKGAI, encoded by the coding sequence ATGGAACAAACTCGCTATACAACCCCCGCTATCCTGATTCATTGGGTCATGGCCGCTTTAATTATTGTGGCCTGGACCATTGGAACGCTCGCTGTAGATATGCCTTTAGGCCCCGACCGTATCGTGAGCTTTAGTTGGCATAAGTGGATTGGGATCACAGTCTTATTCTTGGTCTTATTACGGATCGTTTGGCGCTTGACCCATCGAGTACCTGAACTCAATATTGCGATGCCAAAGTGGCAAGAGCGAACCATGGCCTTCACGCATTGGGCTTTGTATATTTTGATGTTCTCCATTCCTGTGGTGGGTTGGTTAATGAGCTCTGCTCATGGCTATACAGTGAACTACTTTGGGCTATTCGAGCTACCAGATTTGGTCTCAAAAGATAAAGTCTTAGGAGAGCAGCTAGAAGATTTACATGCTCTGTTGGCAGATGGATTGATGATCCTGGTGGGTCTGCATGTCTTGGCAGCTTTGAAACATCAATTTATTGATAAGGATGGCCTGCTCTCTCGGATGTCATTCCATAAGTCATCCAATAAAAAGGGTGCTATATGA
- a CDS encoding DUF3833 domain-containing protein, whose amino-acid sequence MKMIYRLLAIFLIGLLAACASPKVSDYANQKPVLDLSDYFNGTLDAYGIFTDRSGAVVKRFTVLMKCRWEVIDGKKVGTLDESFEYSDGTKQKRIWKLTEVSPGKYIGKADDVVGEAIGESAGNALNWTYTLALPVDKDIYNVQFNDWMYLVTPKVMINKAQMSKFGIYLGEVTLSFYKP is encoded by the coding sequence ATGAAAATGATTTATCGACTCTTAGCGATTTTCCTCATTGGTTTATTGGCTGCCTGTGCCAGCCCTAAGGTGAGTGATTATGCAAATCAGAAGCCTGTCCTCGATTTATCAGATTACTTTAATGGCACTTTAGATGCTTATGGAATATTTACCGATCGTAGCGGAGCGGTTGTGAAGCGTTTTACCGTATTAATGAAGTGCCGCTGGGAAGTGATAGATGGTAAGAAAGTTGGCACTCTGGATGAAAGCTTTGAATATTCAGATGGCACAAAGCAAAAGCGGATCTGGAAGTTAACTGAAGTGTCGCCAGGAAAATATATTGGTAAGGCCGATGATGTTGTCGGTGAAGCCATCGGTGAATCTGCAGGCAATGCCCTAAATTGGACATACACCTTAGCACTACCAGTCGACAAAGATATCTATAACGTGCAGTTTAATGACTGGATGTACTTAGTGACTCCCAAGGTCATGATCAACAAAGCGCAAATGAGTAAATTTGGTATTTACTTGGGTGAAGTGACGCTAAGCTTTTACAAACCTTAA
- a CDS encoding chalcone isomerase family protein, with product MKLTLKILVASVLLITAYSQCDAAETNYMDPILNQAKVQSSGRLTFWGLPIYDATLYRSTAPNASEFALEIRYQRSISGDALASRTADEMIKTGVSEKQADLWGKELAKIFPNVEPGTMLTAVYIPKQGTTFLLNQKPLAQVPGEDFSKAFFGVWFSDKTSSPKLRKALLGQNCLTPLFNEPCTP from the coding sequence ATGAAATTAACCCTCAAAATCCTTGTTGCTTCAGTGTTGTTGATCACGGCATATAGCCAATGTGATGCAGCTGAAACGAACTATATGGATCCGATACTCAATCAAGCTAAGGTGCAAAGCTCCGGACGCCTGACATTCTGGGGCTTACCAATTTACGATGCCACTCTTTATCGAAGCACTGCACCTAATGCTAGCGAGTTTGCTTTAGAGATTCGTTATCAACGTTCGATTTCTGGTGATGCTTTGGCAAGCCGAACCGCAGACGAAATGATCAAGACGGGAGTTTCTGAAAAGCAAGCGGACTTATGGGGTAAAGAGTTAGCAAAAATTTTCCCAAATGTAGAACCTGGCACGATGTTGACTGCAGTCTATATACCAAAACAAGGAACTACTTTCTTGTTGAATCAAAAGCCCTTAGCTCAAGTTCCAGGAGAGGATTTCTCGAAAGCCTTTTTTGGAGTTTGGTTCTCTGATAAAACCAGCTCCCCCAAATTGCGCAAAGCATTATTGGGCCAGAACTGCCTAACACCATTATTTAACGAACCCTGCACACCATGA